The Malus domestica chromosome 08, GDT2T_hap1 genomic interval GCTACTCAATTTATTCTATAATGAAATATTTATCGGCGAGTTATTATTTTCAACCTATACCTAAGCTTGAATATACTATTTAATAGTTATTTTTGGACGATTATATAGGATTGGCTAcaatatttatatgtatttaaaataattaccATTTAACAGTCAGATATGtcatttcacaaaaaaaaaaaaaaagctgagatGATTATATTAAATACATGTAAGTATTGTAACCGAATTCCGACTGAATGTTCGATTTGTCAAAAATAAGATATTTGTGATCACAAAACGCACCGTTTCTTGTCTATCACTAATTCCCTCCCTCGTCCAAAAACCCCCACCAAAACACAGCAGAGCTCAGCAGGCTGCTCCCAAATCATAagacaaaaaatcaaaataccaAAAATCTTCAGATATGGTTCTGCTTCACCTCCCAAGAACCCACATATCCCTCTCCACCCATTTCTCTCTattcccaaaacccaaaacccccgCCTTCGCCACCGCTACAACTCTCCCCCCAATCCTCACCTCCGCCCTCTTCTCCGCCCCCAAATCCACCCTCTCAGCCTCCGAACCCATACCCATTTCCGAATTGCCGGAACCCCTAATCGAACCCCCTCAGGAATTCGAAACCCACATCGAAATCCCGCTCGAGAAGCTCTTCGTGCCGCCGGAAACCGAGGTGTCGTACACCGACGCCGGTGCTCTGAGCACCCGAATCTTGAAAGGGTCCAATATTCTGCTCAGTAAGTACGCCAGGAACGCTCAGGTGGAGCAGGCCGAGTTCGTGAAGAGCAGTGTGAGGACTGAGGATTGCCCCTCTGATGGTCTCCCGGAGTTTGCTCTCGTGGGTCGGTCCAATGTCGGCAAGTCCTCGCTGCTCAACTCGCTCGTGCGACGGAAGCGCCTCGCTTTGACGTCCAAGAAACCTGGTCAGAAATTTGTACTGTAAATTCAAtcaattcaattttcaatttttgggttGGATGCATTATTCAAGTCCTATAGTGAAGAAAACCCAACTAAAAATTAGTATTCGTTTGATTCGGAGTGCCGGTTTATTGAAGATTTCGCCATAAGCTCAACAAATTTAAGGATAATGTTGTTGCTTTGCTTGATTGTGTTGTGAAGTTTAGTAGAGTTTGAGAGATACCCTGATGTATGGCATTGTGGCATTTTGGTTTGTGGTTTGATCATGCGTTCTAGCATCTTAATTCGCTTTTCGTTCATTCTTTCTTGCAGGGAAAACACAATGTATCAATCATTTTCGGATCAATGATAGCTGGTACCTGGTGGATTTGCCAGGCTACGGGTATGGCTGAAAGATCTGTCTATTTGATTTCTACGGTTCGTTTTGTTCGTACTAGTCTGAAATTTCGGATGGTAGCTATGATGAAGAATTTAGTTTCCGAGAGCTGCGAGGGAGCGCGTTACTTATTGGTTTTAGTTTCTTTACAGTTTGTATTATGCTGGGATTCGTTCTGTTCCTATGATTATGCTCCTGCTAAAAACAAACACGAGACTGCTGATTTCTCCCTTGTTTATGTGAGTTTCTACTGATAGTCTTGTCGTATCTTTGTGTGTTGTGTAACCTGGCAGGTATGCAGCTGCACCACAGGAACTTAGAACTGACTGGGTTAAGTTTACTAAAGACTACTTCCTGAACAGGTCGACATTAGTTTCGGTTTTCCTTCTCATCGATGCCAGCATTCCTGCCAAAAAAATTGATCTGGAGTATGCTAGTTGGCTGGGTCAGAATCAGGTAATATCCTTTATTTACATTTAATCCTCAGATTACCAGATTGATTAACGTTAGCTTTCCGGGGGCATCTCCGGGCACTAGAGATTCCGACCAACACACACTTGTTTATTTTCTTCAGAATGATGAAGAAACATACATGGTTATTCTAATCTTGAGTTGGCCTTCCTAAACATGTCCGGCCGAAAAGTTTCAGTTTTTCGTTTTGTATATGCGAAGGAGAGCATGTCCCTTGGTTGGATGTCACTAAGCATTCGTAAAAACTGAAAGGGCGTTTTCTTGAGCATGCTTCTAATTCTATGTGCCCTTTCAGATTCCTATGACTTTGATATTCACCAAATGTGACAAGCGGAAAAAGAAGAGGCACGGAGGGAAGAAAGCAGAAGAAAATGTGCAGGATTTCCAGGAGTTAATAAGCGGCTTCTTCGAGACCGTGCCTCCATGGATTATGACCAGCAGCCTGACCAATCAGGGTCGTGATGAGATGCTATTACATATGGCTCAGCTGCGGAACTACTGGCTGAAGCACTAGGAAAACCGAAAACTTGAATCGTGCCATCACAATCTCAAGTGGGTCTGCTGTCTGAATTGTTCAGATAAATCCAAGTACAAGAACCTGTGATAAAATCCCAACATCACACGAAGTATTTTATCCACGAAGACTTTGTAAGTTGTTGCATCTGAAAATGGTGTTTAAATTGGCAGCCATACATTGAGGAAAAGGAGAGACAATGTGATTAATTTGGCAAAAGCTAATAGTTGCTCGATTTTGTTGTTGAAATGGAAAATTTTCCCTTACAACTTTGTGCTCCTTCAATCTCGTGTAAACCTATTGAAATCTTTATTTAAAGTTCAGGAACCATAATCTTTGCATTTCGACGTTGTGCTCCTTTTGTAGCTTACATATTTGTATCCCAGCCTGCATCAACTTGTTGTCTATATTAATCACAGATTGAACACTTACTAAACTGgtaagaaatcaaacaaatccgactaaacttataagaaatcaagcaaatccaaAAATCTCCACAAGGGTTGAGAAGTTGTTTTAGGATTGCACCCTAATCATGTACTTCTAAACATCCTGTGTTCTTTCCTGTTATCCCTTTTCAGTTCATATTCtctagggggcgtttgtttgccctcactaagtgggactggactggactggactagcgGTTAGTCCAATAAGGTGTTTGTTCCAtgctgggactaacattaatgagactaaaggggactagcatggacaaaacccttcactaagaggtcttagcgagaccctccaataaccatgggactagctaagactatctCCTCTCGTCCTCGTCATGCTCAACAATCACTCTTGATAGACTTCTCGTCATCTCCGGTCAcctagatcataataaaatattaataatttatatattaaataatataatattagaatttgttattatccagcttcttagtccaacactgcaccaaacgcttcactaagttagtccagcttagtctagtctaagctagtccagcttagtccttaaagctagtccagtccgaggtAGTCCGacgcaacaaacgccccctttAGGTCCAAGTTCTAACCCAAGATCTCGGATGCAAGTGTACAATCCCTAACCTCGGGTGCAAGATTCAATCCTAAGACCTCAGGAGATATTCAATCCCAAGACCTCGGGCGCAAAATTTCAATCCTAGGACCTATGCAAgattttgaacc includes:
- the LOC103421162 gene encoding GTP-binding protein At2g22870-like; its protein translation is MVLLHLPRTHISLSTHFSLFPKPKTPAFATATTLPPILTSALFSAPKSTLSASEPIPISELPEPLIEPPQEFETHIEIPLEKLFVPPETEVSYTDAGALSTRILKGSNILLSKYARNAQVEQAEFVKSSVRTEDCPSDGLPEFALVGRSNVGKSSLLNSLVRRKRLALTSKKPGKTQCINHFRINDSWYLVDLPGYGYAAAPQELRTDWVKFTKDYFLNRSTLVSVFLLIDASIPAKKIDLEYASWLGQNQIPMTLIFTKCDKRKKKRHGGKKAEENVQDFQELISGFFETVPPWIMTSSLTNQGRDEMLLHMAQLRNYWLKH